A DNA window from Haloferax volcanii DS2 contains the following coding sequences:
- a CDS encoding helix-turn-helix domain-containing protein: MADSTSGVAEAKADTLREQHLQLLLEIEPAKRCSCPLAGPDSAVEDVHTQLDGDVCHAEVTVGDGDASKVVHATTSVGDDCLCRAFAEFECVPRIRRADGECIVVETYLSDRAVITDLVERLDELTERVCLRRLTSDGRGDSTESKTATIDLSSLTAKQREAALIAVHHGYYETPRRTELATLAEALGISKSALSQRLNAVEAKLATAVFDSE, translated from the coding sequence ATGGCTGATTCCACGAGCGGCGTCGCGGAGGCGAAAGCCGACACACTGCGGGAACAACACCTCCAGCTCCTGCTGGAAATCGAGCCTGCAAAGCGCTGTTCGTGCCCGTTAGCCGGCCCCGACTCGGCGGTCGAAGACGTCCACACGCAGCTCGACGGCGACGTCTGCCACGCCGAGGTGACCGTCGGCGACGGGGACGCCTCGAAAGTGGTCCACGCGACGACGAGCGTCGGCGACGACTGTCTCTGCCGGGCGTTCGCCGAGTTCGAATGCGTACCGCGAATCCGCCGCGCCGACGGCGAGTGTATCGTCGTCGAGACGTATCTCTCGGACCGCGCGGTCATCACCGACCTCGTGGAGCGGCTCGACGAACTGACCGAGCGGGTCTGTCTCAGGCGACTCACCTCCGACGGGCGCGGCGATTCGACCGAGTCGAAGACGGCGACTATCGACCTCTCGTCGCTCACGGCGAAACAGCGCGAGGCGGCGCTCATCGCCGTCCACCACGGCTACTACGAGACGCCGCGACGGACGGAGTTGGCGACGCTCGCGGAGGCGCTCGGCATCTCGAAGTCGGCGCTCTCCCAGCGGTTGAACGCCGTGGAAGCCAAGCTCGCGACGGCGGTGTTCGACTCCGAGTAA
- a CDS encoding 4Fe-4S ferredoxin N-terminal domain-containing protein: MNDPQQPRLTPLDEWETEAANILDGGDYDAELGLRMARDAIRVSNGELSDEAFHEKYHEAVVAEFGEDARPTEPEGFDE, encoded by the coding sequence ATGAACGACCCACAACAGCCGCGACTGACTCCGCTCGACGAGTGGGAGACGGAAGCGGCGAACATCCTCGACGGGGGCGATTACGACGCCGAGTTGGGACTGCGGATGGCCCGCGACGCGATTCGGGTCTCGAACGGCGAACTCTCAGACGAGGCGTTCCACGAGAAGTACCACGAGGCGGTCGTCGCGGAGTTCGGTGAGGACGCCCGCCCGACCGAACCGGAGGGGTTCGATGAGTGA
- a CDS encoding molybdopterin-dependent oxidoreductase, producing the protein MSDDGRGSTGGGGDGDGDGVFRRDVLKASGAAAVALGLGGGGYASSLAETATEPASRQNPGIESYVGQDEIIRTACAPNCRGKCPLEAHVRDGRVRKIEPQIPEDERYKRACTLGLSHTQRIYNATRLKYPMKRVGWEPGSPNPEGRGDAAEFERVTWDEALDYIAAEMERVRDDYGPESVYFETGSGNNGISGTIQSRLSSLFGGTQKSWSIDINVGLGFSRLAGAGFFNVPTNEVVDWRNANTVIVWGSDIFASNLQQDASKLLDAVENGAKLVCVDPVYTNTAAKADLWLPIKPGKDTLLTLSMIKTVLADETYDTEFLRKRTLGPALVRDDTGELLDASDVFDDVTEDLPVAVDESTGEPVALEPETYGEYALFGEYTVAGVDCHTALSLLEEHVSDYDPDAVAAEVGINADNIRTAVRWLATRGPGGIASGYGVDRYKYGHTFGQAYAILLGLTGDFGRHGSIQGSHPLGGSYDNGGYDAPEDGPGTTSLPQTDILTAIESGDPYQLKVMYSQESNFIANQMPDRQRWLEASKKLDLIAVADMHHTPSVQHADIILPASHWFEREDVVDTWGGHPHIMYRQPAHDPLWESKSDHWMLVRLAERLGFGDYFNRDKSATLRELLANDDEVDYETLKEQGTVKVSTPVVKFTGEFNTPSGRLELYDEDAPTEGGVTLELPKHIESRTADDWDTAEDYPLMFIQKHSKWRIHSQYEYQNWLREINNEPQLDINPKDAAARGIEDGDYVRVHNERGEMVVKAKLNDGMQPGLVNTDQGWWGSDYVRGHHNDLTHTDVCEVTGNFAFYDTRVEVEPAPSDVDTSKYTSDQPTGSGATSAGAGGD; encoded by the coding sequence ATGAGTGACGACGGACGCGGCTCGACGGGAGGTGGTGGCGACGGCGACGGCGACGGCGTGTTCAGACGCGACGTGCTGAAAGCCAGCGGGGCCGCGGCCGTCGCGCTCGGACTCGGGGGCGGCGGCTACGCCTCCTCGCTGGCCGAGACCGCCACCGAACCGGCGTCGAGGCAGAACCCCGGCATCGAGAGCTACGTCGGACAGGACGAGATTATCAGGACGGCGTGCGCGCCGAACTGTCGCGGGAAGTGTCCGCTCGAAGCGCACGTCCGCGACGGACGCGTCAGGAAAATCGAGCCGCAGATTCCCGAAGACGAGCGGTACAAACGCGCCTGTACCCTCGGGCTGTCGCACACCCAGCGCATCTACAACGCCACGCGGCTCAAGTACCCGATGAAGCGCGTCGGCTGGGAGCCGGGGAGTCCGAACCCCGAGGGCCGCGGCGACGCCGCCGAGTTCGAGCGCGTCACGTGGGACGAGGCGCTCGACTACATCGCCGCGGAGATGGAGCGCGTCCGCGACGACTACGGCCCCGAGAGCGTCTACTTCGAGACGGGGTCGGGGAACAACGGCATCAGCGGCACCATCCAGAGCCGGCTGTCGTCGCTGTTCGGCGGGACTCAGAAGTCGTGGTCCATCGACATCAACGTCGGACTCGGCTTCAGTCGACTCGCCGGGGCCGGCTTCTTCAACGTCCCGACCAACGAGGTCGTCGACTGGCGGAACGCGAACACGGTCATCGTCTGGGGGTCGGACATCTTCGCCAGCAACCTCCAACAGGACGCCTCGAAGCTCCTCGACGCGGTCGAAAACGGCGCGAAGCTCGTCTGCGTCGACCCGGTGTACACGAACACCGCCGCGAAGGCCGACCTCTGGCTCCCCATCAAGCCGGGGAAGGACACGCTCCTGACCCTGTCGATGATTAAGACAGTCCTCGCCGACGAGACCTACGACACCGAGTTCCTTCGGAAGCGGACACTCGGGCCGGCGCTCGTCCGCGACGACACGGGCGAACTGCTCGACGCGAGCGACGTGTTCGACGACGTGACCGAGGACCTGCCCGTCGCGGTCGACGAATCGACGGGCGAGCCGGTCGCGCTCGAACCCGAGACGTACGGTGAGTACGCGCTGTTCGGTGAGTACACCGTCGCTGGCGTCGACTGCCACACGGCGCTTTCGCTCCTCGAAGAACACGTCTCCGACTACGACCCCGACGCCGTCGCCGCCGAGGTCGGCATCAACGCCGACAACATCCGCACCGCGGTGCGCTGGCTCGCAACGCGCGGCCCCGGCGGCATCGCCTCCGGCTACGGCGTCGACCGCTACAAGTACGGTCACACCTTCGGGCAGGCGTACGCCATCCTCCTCGGGCTGACCGGCGACTTCGGTCGCCACGGGAGCATTCAGGGGAGCCACCCGCTCGGCGGGTCGTACGACAACGGCGGCTACGACGCCCCCGAGGACGGGCCCGGAACCACGTCGCTCCCGCAGACGGACATCCTCACCGCGATAGAGTCCGGCGACCCCTACCAGCTAAAGGTGATGTACTCACAGGAGTCGAACTTCATCGCCAACCAGATGCCGGACAGACAGCGGTGGCTGGAGGCGTCGAAGAAACTCGACCTCATCGCCGTCGCCGACATGCACCACACGCCGTCGGTCCAGCACGCGGACATCATCCTCCCCGCGTCCCACTGGTTCGAACGCGAGGACGTCGTCGACACGTGGGGCGGCCACCCGCACATCATGTACCGCCAGCCCGCCCACGACCCGCTGTGGGAGTCGAAGTCCGACCACTGGATGCTGGTCAGGCTGGCCGAGCGCCTCGGCTTCGGTGACTACTTCAACCGCGATAAGTCGGCGACGCTCCGAGAACTGCTCGCCAACGACGACGAGGTGGACTACGAGACGCTGAAAGAACAGGGAACGGTGAAGGTGAGCACGCCGGTCGTCAAGTTCACTGGGGAGTTCAACACCCCGTCGGGCCGGCTGGAACTGTACGACGAGGACGCGCCGACCGAAGGCGGCGTCACGCTGGAACTGCCGAAGCACATCGAGAGCCGGACGGCCGACGACTGGGACACGGCGGAGGACTACCCGCTGATGTTCATCCAGAAGCACTCGAAGTGGCGCATCCACTCGCAGTACGAGTACCAAAACTGGCTGCGGGAGATAAACAACGAGCCGCAGTTGGACATCAACCCGAAGGACGCCGCGGCCCGCGGCATCGAAGACGGCGACTACGTCCGCGTCCACAACGAGCGCGGCGAGATGGTCGTGAAGGCGAAGCTGAACGACGGGATGCAGCCCGGGCTGGTGAACACCGACCAAGGCTGGTGGGGAAGCGACTACGTCCGCGGCCACCACAACGACCTGACCCACACGGACGTGTGTGAGGTGACGGGGAACTTCGCGTTCTACGACACCAGAGTCGAGGTCGAACCGGCACCGAGCGACGTCGACACGAGCAAGTACACGAGCGACCAGCCGACCGGTTCGGGCGCGAC